A DNA window from Bradyrhizobium barranii subsp. barranii contains the following coding sequences:
- a CDS encoding anti-sigma factor family protein, translated as MNDHNIPITEDELHAYVDGELPAERRADVEAWLAAHPDDAGRVQSWRAMAEMLHARYDSVVQEPVPARLELERLERRPRQWFYAAAAAVLVAFVAGGTAGWVAHGAANAPSTFQSFTADALDAHRLYVVEVRHPVEVGGNERDHLQAWLTRRCGWTVFAPNLEASGLKLVGGRLLPGPNGPASFLMYEGASGERYTIYTAKTETGATQMRYAKADKDGALFWAERGVGYVVSGGSDRDRLTKVAQAVYDQAEKNGT; from the coding sequence ATGAACGACCATAATATTCCCATTACCGAAGACGAGCTGCACGCCTATGTCGACGGCGAGCTGCCGGCCGAGCGCCGCGCCGACGTCGAGGCCTGGCTTGCCGCACACCCTGACGATGCCGGACGCGTGCAGTCCTGGCGCGCCATGGCCGAGATGCTTCACGCGCGTTACGACTCTGTCGTCCAGGAGCCGGTGCCGGCCCGGCTGGAGCTCGAGCGGCTGGAGCGCCGTCCCCGGCAATGGTTCTATGCCGCCGCGGCGGCTGTGCTGGTCGCCTTCGTGGCCGGCGGCACCGCCGGTTGGGTGGCGCATGGCGCGGCCAACGCCCCCTCGACCTTCCAGAGCTTTACGGCGGACGCGCTTGACGCCCACCGCCTCTATGTCGTCGAGGTTCGCCACCCGGTCGAGGTCGGCGGCAACGAGCGCGATCATCTCCAGGCCTGGCTGACCAGGCGCTGCGGCTGGACCGTGTTCGCGCCGAACCTGGAGGCGAGCGGGCTGAAGCTCGTCGGCGGCCGGCTCTTGCCGGGGCCGAACGGTCCGGCGTCGTTCCTGATGTATGAGGGCGCCTCGGGCGAGCGATACACGATCTACACCGCCAAGACCGAGACCGGCGCGACTCAGATGCGCTACGCCAAGGCCGACAAGGACGGCGCACTGTTCTGGGCCGAGCGCGGCGTCGGCTACGTCGTCAGCGGCGGCAGCGATCGCGATCGCCTGACCAAGGTCGCGCAGGCGGTCTACGACCAAGCCGAGAAAAACGGTACCTGA
- a CDS encoding sigma-70 family RNA polymerase sigma factor, translated as MSAFRQSVEAMIPALRRYARALTRDADAADDLVQDTLVRALRSERLFLGGDVRSWLYTILTNLNKNRRRSLARRPQFTQLTENNPDASGTEAEGRDIEKALATLVEEQRSVLLLVMLEGMSYREVADIQGVPIGTVMSRLARARAHVKASLEGERPALKRVK; from the coding sequence ATGAGTGCGTTTCGCCAGAGTGTGGAAGCCATGATCCCGGCGTTGCGCCGCTACGCCCGCGCGCTCACGCGCGATGCGGATGCGGCCGACGACCTGGTGCAGGATACGCTGGTGCGGGCGCTGCGTTCGGAGCGCCTGTTCCTCGGAGGCGATGTCAGGAGCTGGCTCTATACGATCTTGACCAATCTCAACAAGAACCGGCGGCGCTCGTTGGCAAGACGCCCGCAATTCACGCAGCTGACGGAGAACAATCCGGATGCCAGCGGGACCGAGGCCGAAGGGCGCGACATCGAGAAGGCGCTGGCGACGCTGGTCGAGGAGCAGCGCTCGGTCCTTCTGCTGGTGATGCTGGAGGGCATGAGCTACCGCGAGGTCGCCGACATCCAGGGTGTGCCGATCGGCACTGTGATGTCGCGCCTGGCGCGGGCGAGAGCCCACGTCAAAGCCTCGCTGGAAGGTGAGCGCCCGGCGCTCAAGCGGGTGAAGTGA